The proteins below are encoded in one region of Amycolatopsis magusensis:
- a CDS encoding LysE family translocator, which translates to MTWSVYGSYLAVVVLVVLAPGPDTMVVLKNSLAGGFRGGLVASSGILIGNLLQGSAAALGLGAVIAHSQPLFLTLKWLGVAYLCYLGVQALRGAWKGDYQAMDGTSGARGFRRFREGFLSNITNPKVLILYLSVLPQFLDPAVTTTWDALLLAYTVGVLGFAWLMVLLFFVHRVRVWLRRRRVRRTLDAVTGGALLGFGALLAAEA; encoded by the coding sequence GTGACTTGGAGCGTGTACGGCAGCTATCTGGCCGTGGTGGTGTTGGTCGTGCTGGCCCCGGGGCCGGACACCATGGTGGTGCTGAAGAATTCGCTGGCCGGCGGTTTCCGCGGCGGCCTGGTGGCCAGTTCCGGCATCCTGATCGGCAACCTGCTGCAGGGCAGCGCGGCCGCACTCGGCCTCGGCGCGGTGATCGCGCACTCGCAGCCGCTGTTCCTCACGCTCAAGTGGCTCGGCGTGGCGTACCTCTGCTACCTCGGCGTCCAGGCCCTGCGCGGTGCCTGGAAGGGCGACTACCAGGCGATGGACGGCACGAGCGGGGCCCGCGGGTTCCGGCGGTTCCGCGAGGGCTTCCTGTCCAACATCACCAACCCGAAGGTGCTGATCCTGTACCTGTCGGTGCTGCCGCAGTTCCTCGACCCGGCGGTCACCACCACCTGGGACGCGCTGCTGCTCGCCTACACCGTCGGCGTGCTGGGCTTCGCCTGGCTGATGGTGCTGCTGTTCTTCGTGCACCGGGTGCGGGTCTGGCTGCGGCGCCGCCGGGTCCGCCGCACGCTGGACGCGGTCACCGGCGGCGCGCTGCTCGGCTTCGGCGCCCTGCTGGCCGCCGAAGCCTGA
- a CDS encoding pyridoxamine 5'-phosphate oxidase family protein translates to MSLTMSAEERQDFLAEVHVGVVAVERPGRAPLAVPIWYGYRPGGEVVLWTSTTSVKGRLIREAGRFTLTAQTEDWPYRYVSAEGPVVAFDEPASPEVVREIAIRYLGPEEGAKFTDENYQAEGSVVIRMRPERWLSTDYTKA, encoded by the coding sequence ATGTCGTTGACGATGTCCGCCGAAGAGCGCCAGGACTTCCTGGCCGAGGTCCACGTCGGGGTGGTGGCGGTGGAGCGGCCCGGCCGTGCGCCGCTGGCCGTGCCGATCTGGTACGGCTACCGGCCCGGCGGTGAGGTGGTGCTGTGGACCAGCACCACCTCGGTGAAGGGCAGGCTGATCCGGGAGGCCGGGCGGTTCACCCTCACCGCGCAGACCGAGGACTGGCCGTACCGGTACGTCTCCGCCGAAGGACCGGTCGTCGCCTTCGACGAGCCCGCGTCGCCCGAGGTGGTGCGGGAGATCGCGATCCGGTACCTCGGGCCGGAAGAGGGCGCCAAGTTCACCGACGAGAACTACCAGGCGGAGGGTTCCGTGGTGATCCGCATGCGGCCCGAGCGCTGGCTGAGCACCGACTACACCAAGGCCTGA
- the murA gene encoding UDP-N-acetylglucosamine 1-carboxyvinyltransferase, which produces MSEHFDVHGGARLVGEVDVVGAKNSVLKLMAAALLAEGTTTITNCPQILDVPLMADVLRSVGCEVELDGGTVRITTPVELSHRADSAAMGKLRASVCVLGPLVGRLRKAVVALPGGDAIGQRPLDMHQNGLRKLGATSTIEHGCVVAEAEGLHGAQIWLDFPSVGATENILMAAVLAEGTTVIDNAAREPELVDICQMLTEMGAKIEGAGTSTLTVHGVEQLHPTQHQVIGDRIVGATWAFAAAMTRGDLTVRGVNPHHLDLVLDKLRLAGADVTTFDGKGFRIVQAERPTAVDWVTLPYPGFATDLQPFAVALSAVSEGTSMITENVYEARFRFIEEMMRLSADARTDGHHAVVRGVERLSSAPVWASDIRAGAGLVLAGLCADGVTEVWDVFHIDRGYPHFVENLNRLGARIERVTGDPDRAK; this is translated from the coding sequence ATGAGCGAGCACTTCGACGTCCATGGCGGCGCCCGGCTGGTCGGTGAGGTCGATGTGGTGGGGGCGAAGAACAGCGTCCTCAAGCTGATGGCCGCGGCCCTGCTGGCCGAGGGCACCACCACCATCACCAACTGCCCGCAGATCCTCGACGTGCCGCTGATGGCGGATGTGCTGCGCAGCGTCGGCTGCGAGGTGGAGCTGGACGGCGGCACCGTGCGCATCACCACCCCCGTCGAGCTGTCGCACCGCGCCGATTCGGCCGCGATGGGCAAGCTGCGGGCGTCGGTCTGCGTGCTGGGCCCGCTGGTCGGCAGGCTGCGCAAGGCCGTGGTGGCGCTGCCCGGCGGTGACGCGATCGGCCAGCGGCCGCTGGACATGCACCAGAACGGCCTGCGCAAACTGGGGGCCACCAGCACCATCGAGCACGGGTGCGTGGTCGCCGAGGCCGAGGGCCTGCACGGCGCGCAGATCTGGCTGGACTTCCCCAGCGTGGGGGCCACCGAGAACATCCTGATGGCGGCCGTGCTGGCCGAGGGCACCACGGTGATCGACAACGCCGCGCGCGAGCCGGAGCTGGTCGACATCTGCCAGATGCTCACCGAGATGGGTGCCAAGATCGAAGGCGCGGGCACCTCGACGCTGACCGTGCACGGCGTGGAGCAGCTGCACCCCACCCAGCACCAGGTGATCGGCGACCGGATCGTCGGCGCGACCTGGGCCTTCGCCGCCGCGATGACCCGCGGTGACCTGACCGTGCGCGGGGTCAACCCGCACCACCTGGACCTGGTGCTGGACAAGCTGCGCCTGGCCGGCGCGGACGTGACCACCTTCGACGGCAAGGGTTTCCGGATCGTGCAGGCCGAGCGGCCGACCGCGGTGGACTGGGTGACCCTGCCCTACCCGGGGTTCGCCACCGACCTGCAGCCGTTCGCGGTGGCGCTTTCGGCGGTCTCCGAGGGCACCTCGATGATCACCGAGAACGTCTACGAGGCGCGGTTCCGCTTCATCGAGGAGATGATGCGGCTGTCCGCGGACGCCCGCACCGACGGCCACCACGCCGTGGTCCGCGGTGTGGAGCGGCTGTCCAGCGCGCCGGTCTGGGCCTCCGACATCCGCGCCGGTGCCGGGCTGGTGCTGGCCGGACTGTGTGCCGACGGCGTCACCGAGGTCTGGGACGTCTTCCACATCGACCGCGGTTACCCGCATTTCGTGGAGAATCTGAACCGGCTGGGTGCCCGCATCGAACGCGTCACCGGGGACCCCGACCGCGCCAAGTGA
- a CDS encoding cob(I)yrinic acid a,c-diamide adenosyltransferase, translating to MPVRINRVYTKVGDNGTTALGDGSRVPKTSARLGAYADVDETNSVLGLALAVGGLSDEVTEVLRTVQNDLFDVGADLCAPVVEDPPYPPLRITEAYVERLERWCDRFNERVPKLTSFILPGGTPGAAFLHQARTVARRAERSGWALVEAEPDATNQVAVKYLNRLSDLLFILARLANPNGDTLWTPGGA from the coding sequence ATGCCTGTACGGATCAATCGCGTCTACACCAAGGTCGGCGACAACGGCACCACCGCGCTCGGCGACGGCTCCCGCGTGCCGAAGACCTCCGCGCGCCTGGGCGCCTACGCCGACGTCGACGAGACGAACTCGGTGCTGGGGCTGGCACTCGCCGTCGGCGGCCTGTCCGACGAGGTCACCGAGGTGCTGCGGACGGTGCAGAACGACCTGTTCGACGTGGGGGCGGACCTGTGCGCGCCGGTGGTGGAGGATCCGCCGTACCCGCCGCTGCGGATCACCGAGGCGTACGTGGAGCGGCTGGAAAGGTGGTGCGACCGGTTCAACGAGCGGGTGCCGAAGCTGACCTCGTTCATCCTGCCCGGGGGCACGCCGGGGGCGGCGTTCCTGCACCAGGCGCGGACGGTGGCACGGCGGGCGGAACGCTCGGGCTGGGCCCTCGTCGAAGCCGAACCGGACGCGACGAACCAGGTGGCCGTGAAGTACCTGAACCGCCTCTCCGACCTCCTGTTCATCCTGGCCCG